One stretch of Chitinophaga pendula DNA includes these proteins:
- a CDS encoding SusC/RagA family TonB-linked outer membrane protein — translation MKRCLCIILSMLSMLYAVSSRAQEIPHISGTVKDTKGTPLPGISVRIKGSNTGSITDPDGSYLLRKVPTDAVLLFQGIGYITREIPAAGKKEINVALSTDEKQLGEIVVTGFGEKREKKQLGYAVTEVKGDDIRKTNAINPIAALQGVVPGLQVSPGTGGPQATPRFLIRGSASLDPFKNQPLIVVDGIVMDDQVVLPNRGGEQDFGNILKNINNDDIASISVLKGGAVTALYGNRAANGVIMITTKKGFSQKGLGVSLSHTQSWDQAYKLMAFQNQFGSGQTTEDFVAAGPDGIPGINPATYGYGFGPRLDGRQVRDINGRIVANTPKSDVLGIYQTGRYINTNVGVEGGNERTTFRFSFSNTDSKGVTPRNEFKRNSFSLRATHKMGNAVLLDGNVAYVRSNTLNPNRASGGNNIIYNFSFGAPANYDTDYWMKNYIDPTKGGRNTTDPVSGIWYTLLEDRQEQIEDNFRGNITARVTLTPWLTFEANPSVNLFSTSFSSKTLGRDAGFGGGAYTAETRRVIQSRLKGNFNLSRQINDFELFGQFGAEMNNSNRTGVRSYTRSGLKIPRVYRISNSVDLPGAEELTPNEYRIVSGFFQASATWKGMLTLNVYGRNDWNSTLLYPGGAGTYSYFYPGADVAWVFTEAFKLPQFINYGKLRTSYVYAGNGTDIYRTNTGIFRATDGYRDRDGNTIQRYEYESRNLGNLNLIPERSEKLETGLEMKFFSNRLGFDFTYYKQNTKNQIIPLQVPRESGVENALINAGNVQNQGIELAVYGTPVKAKKFSWDVYLNYTRNRNKILSLAPGVTVVGLESEDGVRSVAYVGGDYGTMIAAYGFARYQARDAQGKAIESPLNGKRVLSSTGGFLRAANYAAGLEREVTLGSTLPKFLGSIRNTFNYGSLSLSFMLDARFGGLVYSPSYNYGSQLGQTVNTLPGRTKDLGGLEYVNAAGAKRDDGIIPDGVYADGTTITGLDGNRYNVSGMTYREAYDKGYVRPIRALAYYNNSFNWFGGIREQSVFENSWVSVRDVSVGYDLPTSITSRAKLNALRLTLGARNLGFLYKSLPIDLNPDDLTSSGSGAAFMGGGTPYIRSFFVTVNANF, via the coding sequence ATGAAACGATGTCTATGCATCATTCTTTCCATGTTAAGCATGCTCTATGCCGTATCTTCCCGGGCACAGGAAATACCGCATATCTCAGGAACCGTAAAAGATACGAAAGGCACGCCGCTGCCGGGTATCAGTGTCCGCATTAAAGGCAGCAATACAGGCTCCATTACGGACCCGGATGGTAGCTACCTGCTGCGAAAAGTACCTACCGATGCGGTATTGCTCTTCCAGGGCATCGGGTATATTACCCGTGAGATCCCGGCGGCGGGCAAAAAAGAGATCAATGTCGCACTCTCCACCGACGAAAAACAATTAGGTGAGATCGTAGTTACCGGTTTCGGCGAAAAAAGAGAAAAGAAGCAACTCGGATATGCCGTAACGGAAGTAAAAGGCGATGACATCCGGAAGACGAACGCCATCAACCCGATCGCTGCACTCCAAGGTGTAGTACCGGGTTTGCAGGTATCTCCCGGCACCGGTGGGCCACAGGCTACTCCCCGCTTCTTGATCAGGGGTAGTGCCTCCCTGGACCCTTTCAAAAACCAACCACTGATCGTGGTGGACGGTATCGTAATGGATGACCAGGTCGTGTTGCCAAACAGAGGGGGCGAACAGGATTTCGGTAACATCCTCAAAAACATCAACAATGACGATATCGCTTCTATATCTGTACTGAAGGGAGGCGCCGTTACTGCATTATATGGCAACCGTGCTGCCAACGGGGTGATCATGATCACCACCAAAAAAGGATTTTCGCAGAAAGGACTGGGTGTATCGCTTAGCCATACACAGTCCTGGGATCAGGCTTACAAACTGATGGCCTTCCAGAATCAATTCGGCTCCGGGCAGACTACCGAAGACTTTGTAGCAGCGGGACCTGATGGGATACCAGGCATCAACCCTGCTACTTATGGTTATGGCTTCGGCCCCCGTCTCGATGGCAGGCAGGTACGCGACATCAACGGCCGCATCGTCGCCAACACTCCCAAATCCGATGTGTTGGGCATTTACCAGACCGGCCGTTATATCAACACGAATGTCGGTGTAGAAGGCGGTAATGAAAGAACCACTTTCCGTTTCTCTTTCTCCAATACGGACAGTAAAGGGGTAACACCCCGCAACGAGTTCAAACGTAACAGTTTCAGTCTCCGCGCCACCCATAAGATGGGTAACGCCGTACTGCTGGACGGTAACGTCGCTTACGTACGCAGCAACACACTCAACCCCAACCGGGCTTCCGGTGGTAATAATATCATCTACAACTTCTCCTTCGGTGCGCCCGCTAACTACGACACCGACTACTGGATGAAGAATTATATCGATCCTACAAAAGGTGGGCGTAATACTACTGACCCGGTAAGTGGCATTTGGTACACCCTGCTGGAAGACAGACAGGAGCAGATAGAAGATAACTTCCGGGGTAATATAACGGCCAGGGTTACACTCACTCCCTGGCTGACCTTTGAGGCCAATCCTTCCGTGAACCTGTTCAGCACGTCCTTCAGCAGCAAAACACTGGGCCGTGATGCCGGATTCGGCGGTGGTGCTTATACTGCTGAAACCAGGAGAGTGATCCAGTCCAGGCTGAAAGGTAACTTCAACCTGTCCCGCCAGATCAACGACTTCGAACTGTTCGGTCAGTTTGGTGCGGAGATGAACAATTCCAACCGTACCGGTGTAAGATCGTATACGCGTAGTGGTTTGAAGATCCCCCGTGTATACCGTATATCCAACTCTGTAGATCTGCCAGGTGCAGAAGAGCTGACACCTAACGAATACCGCATCGTGTCTGGCTTCTTCCAGGCCAGCGCTACCTGGAAAGGGATGCTGACACTGAACGTATACGGTCGTAACGACTGGAACTCCACCTTGCTGTATCCCGGCGGTGCAGGTACCTACTCCTATTTCTATCCCGGCGCCGACGTTGCCTGGGTATTCACAGAAGCATTCAAGCTGCCTCAGTTCATCAACTATGGTAAGCTGCGCACCTCTTATGTATATGCAGGTAATGGTACGGATATCTACCGTACCAACACTGGTATCTTCCGTGCTACCGATGGTTACCGCGATCGTGACGGTAACACTATCCAGCGTTATGAATATGAATCCCGGAACCTGGGTAACCTGAATCTGATTCCCGAAAGAAGTGAAAAACTCGAAACCGGTCTGGAAATGAAGTTCTTCTCCAACAGGCTGGGATTTGATTTCACTTACTATAAGCAGAACACCAAAAATCAGATCATTCCCTTACAGGTACCCCGTGAATCAGGTGTAGAAAATGCACTGATCAACGCTGGTAATGTACAGAACCAGGGTATTGAGCTGGCTGTATACGGTACGCCGGTGAAAGCGAAAAAGTTCAGCTGGGATGTATACCTGAACTATACCCGTAACCGTAACAAGATACTCAGCCTTGCTCCCGGCGTTACAGTGGTAGGCCTGGAAAGTGAAGACGGCGTACGCTCTGTGGCTTATGTTGGTGGCGACTACGGTACCATGATCGCTGCTTATGGCTTTGCCCGTTACCAGGCACGCGATGCCCAGGGTAAGGCGATCGAAAGCCCGCTGAATGGCAAACGCGTACTTTCATCTACCGGCGGATTCCTGCGTGCTGCCAACTATGCAGCCGGCCTGGAAAGAGAAGTAACACTCGGTAGCACCTTACCTAAATTCCTCGGTAGCATCCGCAATACTTTCAACTACGGTTCTCTTAGCCTTAGCTTCATGCTGGATGCCCGTTTTGGTGGTCTGGTATACTCTCCCAGTTATAACTATGGCTCTCAGCTGGGTCAAACTGTCAATACTTTACCCGGCCGTACCAAAGATCTCGGCGGTCTGGAATACGTAAATGCTGCCGGCGCCAAACGTGATGACGGTATCATTCCTGATGGCGTATATGCGGACGGTACAACGATCACCGGCCTGGATGGCAACCGTTACAATGTAAGCGGTATGACCTATCGGGAAGCCTATGATAAAGGATATGTACGTCCGATCCGTGCGTTGGCTTACTACAACAACTCTTTCAACTGGTTTGGTGGTATCCGCGAGCAATCTGTATTTGAGAACTCCTGGGTAAGTGTGCGTGATGTATCTGTAGGTTATGACCTGCCTACTTCTATTACGTCCCGAGCCAAGCTGAATGCTTTAAGGCTGACATTAGGCGCCCGTAACCTGGGATTCCTGTACAAATCACTGCCGATCGACCTCAACCCGGATGACCTGACCAGCAGTGGTTCCGGTGCTGCCTTTATGGGTGGTGGTACGCCTTACATCCGCAGCTTCTTCGTTACCGTAAACGCCAACTTCTAA
- a CDS encoding HYC_CC_PP family protein yields MKKFAVICLALLYTVLTSGFTVNVHYCMGQIASVKWHTPADEACSVCGMTKKHGCCQDEIKFCKVQEDHQSPVLLQQVPPAEKALILPQLLSYTPALLPVVVHQTNNYHAPPIKGPGIPLYLHHCTFLI; encoded by the coding sequence ATGAAGAAATTTGCCGTCATATGTCTTGCGTTATTGTATACCGTGCTTACAAGCGGGTTTACAGTAAATGTGCATTACTGCATGGGGCAGATCGCTTCCGTGAAGTGGCATACACCAGCGGACGAAGCTTGTAGTGTATGTGGGATGACCAAAAAACATGGCTGCTGCCAGGACGAAATAAAATTCTGCAAGGTACAAGAAGACCACCAGTCTCCGGTGTTATTGCAACAGGTGCCGCCTGCAGAAAAAGCGCTGATACTGCCACAACTGCTCAGTTATACACCTGCTTTGTTGCCGGTGGTCGTCCACCAGACCAATAACTATCACGCCCCTCCGATAAAAGGACCGGGTATTCCCCTCTATCTTCATCACTGTACTTTCCTGATCTGA
- a CDS encoding heavy-metal-associated domain-containing protein gives MKVLTIVCLALGLTIGAQAQIKKASLQAAGLTCAMCSNATLKSLQTLPFISKVDTDLDNTTFLLYFKPGAAVNVDQIQQKVDDAGFSVAKLVLTADFDGLKVEKDSHVPYAGNTLHFVNVKDQELKGETALTVIDKNFVTARQFKKYSAQTKMSCYQTGVMEDCCKPGGKQAAKRILHVTI, from the coding sequence ATGAAAGTATTAACAATAGTATGCCTGGCCCTTGGCCTTACTATAGGCGCACAAGCCCAAATTAAGAAAGCCTCTTTGCAGGCCGCAGGTCTCACCTGTGCCATGTGTTCCAACGCTACGCTCAAGTCATTACAGACCCTTCCCTTTATTTCTAAGGTAGATACGGACCTGGACAATACCACCTTCCTGTTGTACTTCAAGCCTGGTGCGGCTGTCAATGTAGACCAGATACAGCAGAAAGTGGACGATGCTGGTTTCTCCGTAGCTAAACTGGTACTTACTGCTGATTTTGACGGCCTGAAAGTGGAGAAGGACAGTCATGTGCCCTATGCGGGTAATACCCTGCATTTCGTAAACGTGAAAGACCAGGAGTTAAAAGGAGAGACTGCCCTCACGGTTATCGATAAGAACTTCGTTACCGCGCGGCAGTTTAAAAAATATAGTGCCCAGACCAAGATGAGCTGTTATCAGACCGGTGTAATGGAAGACTGCTGTAAGCCAGGAGGCAAGCAGGCGGCCAAACGTATACTGCATGTAACTATTTAA